One window of Athalia rosae chromosome 2, iyAthRosa1.1, whole genome shotgun sequence genomic DNA carries:
- the LOC105684543 gene encoding collagen alpha-1(XI) chain-like isoform X1: protein MRVDHLTELWTSLLCARVAILILVISTISKMVVADITLQDMRLGTVDLMDGTGMLQEPAGVSVCAGRCDSNITAYELEKSALLTVNTAILFPDVFPEDFSVLIVAKPKQGIPSSAIFTIYSDSGEEQLVVSLGTDVTVLYGSPEAESNRPISFDLDVADGQWHRIGISIKGDAITLISDCNLLATKELRRNSSTLISTSGIIIIGQQLMDDKVYEGGIELLKIATNPDAAYEICTVFAPNCESQYQSQHGAVISRSILNPGSIAVQGAAISHTAGSSSSSSSYESRFYGSSSFGGFSSGSSQQSSYSTGTSGTGEEYSQSQLERQRADLAAARERGNSVRAEHAAVTGGRSNYSSVDQRITEDYYDGIAEGEYSEITDGDQRVPESEGEVAYSPLQPGRVSGQPPEFTTLPPSNDISSEETTETGKTTTEVNEANYDGSYGQNIKPYETPQYSPSEKVDLYGYYTIPGPPGPRGYPGPVGAPGTPGKKGEPGRDGLAGMQGVPGPPGHVFMIPMNQQGNEKGPDSQAESFRQMLSQHMMSMRGTEGPMGLTGIPGPEGPPGPQGQKGEPGDIGEPGARGERGMPGSSGREGRRGRPGRDGDRGLTGPPGGRGEQGLQGLPGLPGDKGERGFPGATGDQGLPGHEGMQGEDGSPGLPGMPGELGPRGFIGPRGFPGLPGNPGIPGSEGPPGPKGNAGPTGEPGPPGQSGPIGPVGAPGPQGLLGPTGMVGPHGKHGIPGLPGADGPSGHPGNPGSPGSKGEQGPQGPQGPIGFPGIRGVKGDEGKRGATGDRGDKGERGLEGEKGDLGMKGEPGQSGPQGIPGLEGLEGSKGFEGPRGETGPTGPPGEKGKIGIPGFAGYPGNPGEKGDKGQAGRDGPTGDKGERGNTGISGERGETGPRGFRGARGRRGPEGLPGPKGDTGQPGPSGSQGEPGPPGIEGPRGFIGPQGQQGLNGKDGIPGSPGERGSVGESGPPGQPGAPGVVGPPGPFGEAGPAGEPGIPGSPGLPGESGLPGEHGKEGPPGPAGPSGKEGPPGPSGLPGFPGERGMNGLPGMPGLKGEMGPLGPPGATGDKGAQGEAGKDGPPGVEGRQGPRGPPGPVGLKGETGERGLAGPTGRDGMPGLRGLPGPPGPVGVPGEDGDKGDIGPPGEKGFKGSIGESGPAGPPGNQGLRGEPGPTGAAGEKGPPGEIGRRGSKGEEGPVGVPGPAGPLGPQGMPGPPGIKGDMGDHGPTGLVGPAGSPGEQGQRGPKGIEGIQGLPGPEGRQGDKGDSGNPGSPGIPGIVGKQGERGAVGPKGEEGKAGPAGSPGIRGINGPEGPKGHAGPQGFPGPPGEPGLLGPKGEPGRDGDEGRPGDAGAAGEMGSPGKEGEPGPPGKPGPEGPAGMQGNTGLPGEKGDLGPPGAPGLQGRIGPQGEPGPQGLPGVRGLPGAAGENGPPGASGAAGLPGKIGASGPRGPKGDRGRRGPKGHRGELGQIGIKGDQGEKGERGPRGPIGPEGAKGNQGPQGMLGPKGNDGPQGLPGLEGPIGLKGTTGGDGMKGDVGPPGPPGPPGPPAEQLMIPPELFLSRDEFTTQRRRRDVDEVENEDQTTETIKNQGEEEVGPKFIDIYSSIYTMRQELDRIRKPLGTRENPIRTCKDLFYGHPHFTDGWYWIDPNLGMPDDAVYVFCNISASGETCVFPDTHSSLMPNIPWRKEGDKSDWYSNLRGGFRITYESIGVVQMNFLRILSEEAHQNFTYTCINSAAWYSVTGYNHDLALKLLGENEDQFSYTGIRPNVIADGCKTRKSKSETVFVVTTKKLQQLPLVDFYPVDYGLPHQAFGFAVGPVCFK, encoded by the exons ATGCGAGTCGACCACCTGACAGAACTATGGACGTCGCTTCTCTGCGCCCGGGTAGCCATCCTCATCCTCGTCATCAGCACCATCTCGAAGATGGTGGTTGCCGACATTACTCTCCAGGACATGC gcTTAGGAACCGTGGATTTGATGGATGGGACCGGGATGCTGCAGGAACCTGCGGGAGTTAGCGTGTGCGCGGGTCGTTGCGATTCAAACATAACAGCGTACGAGCTTGAAAAATCGGCACTTTTAACCGTAAACACCGCAATTCTATTCCCGGATGTTTTCCCCGAAGATTTTTCGGTTCTCATCGTCGCCAAGCCCAAACAAG GGATTCCCTCTTCCGCTATATTCACGATTTACAGCGACTCTGGCGAAGAGCAGCTAGTCGTATCTTTAGGTACCGACGTAACGGTCCTCTACGGAAGTCCCGAAGCTGAGAGTAACCGCCCGATTTCTTTTGACTTGGACGTTGCCGATGGGCAATGGCACCGGATCGGTATCAGCATCAAAGGCGATGCCATCACGCTGATTTCCGACTGTAATCTTCTAGCGACAAAAGAGTTGCGCAGAAATTCTTCAACTCTGATCAGCACGtccggaataataataattggccAACAGTTGATGGACGACAAAGTCTACGAG GGCGGAATCGAGCTCTTGAAGATCGCAACGAACCCGGATGCAGCCTATGAAATTTGTACGGTTTTCGCACCGAATTGCGAATCCCAATATCAGAGTCAACACGGCGCGGTTATTTCACGAAGCATCTTGAACCCCGGGTCTATCGCTGTACAAGGAGCCGCCATCAGCCACACCGCTGGTTCCTCCAGCAGTTCTTCTAGCTACGAATCTAGGTTTTACGGAAGTTCTTCCTTCGGAGGTTTCTCGTCAGGATCCAGTCAGCAGTCGAGTTACTCGACCGGTACCAGTGGCACTGGTGAGGAATATTCCCAAAGTCAACTAGAGCGCCAAAGAGCTGACCTCGCTGCGGCACGTGAAAGAGGAAACTCGGTACGAGCTGAACACGCCGCAGTGACCGGGGGTCGGAGTAATTACAGCAGCGTCGACCAGAGAATCACCGAGGACTATTACGACGGAATAGCGGAGGGGGAATATTCCGAAATCACCGACGGAGATCAACGCGTTCCAGAATCCGAAGGGGAAGTGGCCTACTCGCCGTTACAACCCGGTAGGGTTTCGGGGCAACCTCCGGAATTTACCACCCTACCTCCGTCGAACGACATCTCC AGCGAAGAAACGACCGAAACTGGTAAGACGACTACGGAAGTAAACGAGGCAAACTACGATGGTAGTTACGGGCAAAATATCAAGCCTTACGAAACCCCACAGTATTCACCTAGCGAAAAGGTGGATCTTTATGGCTATTACACTATTCCCGGGCCTCCCGGTCCTCGTGGTTATCCAGGACCGGTGGGAGCACCAGGGACGCCAGGGAAAAAGGGTGAACCAGGGAGAGACGGTCTTGCGGGAATGCAAGGTGTGCCAGGGCCACCGGGACACGTTTTCATGATACCGATGAACCAGCAGGGCAACGAGAAGGGTCCTGATTCGCAGGCAGAGTCCTTCCGGCAGATGCTGTCGCAACATATGATGTCCATGCGTGGTACCGAAGGCCCCATGGGACTGACTGGTATCCCAGGGCCGGAGGGACCGCCTGGTCCTCAAGGGCAGAAGGGCGAGCCTGGGGATATCGGGGAGCCAGGAGCCAGAGGTGAAAGAGGCATGCCTGGGTCCTCGGGAAGAGAAGGTCGACGCGGTCGCCCTGGAAGAGATGGAGACAGAGGTCTGACAGGTCCACCTGGAGGAAGGGGGGAACAAGGCTTGCAAGGTTTACCTGGACTTCCGGGTGACAAAGGAGAGCGCGGCTTTCCTGGTGCTACGGGGGATCAAGGACTTCCGGGACACGAGGGAATGCAGGGGGAAGACGGTTCTCCAGGGCTGCCGGGTATGCCAGGTGAATTG GGACCCAGAGGATTCATCGGCCCAAGGGGTTTTCCTGGGCTACCTGGAAATCCAGGGATCCCTGGAAGCGAAGGACCCCCAGGACCTAAGGGCAATGCCGGCCCCACAGGCGAGCCTGGACCACCAGGGCAATCTGGACCCATAGGACCAGTGGGAGCGCCAGGACCACAGGGCTTACTAGGTCCGACTGGAATGGTT GGTCCACATGGAAAACACGGGATTCCAGGACTCCCAGGAGCTGATGGACCTTCTGGTCACCCTGGAAATCCTGGAAGTCCAGGATCGAAAGGAGAGCAAGGACCTCAAGGGCCTCAAGGTCCGATAGGATTTCCAGGTATTCGAGGGGTAAAGGGAGATGAGGGTAAAAGAGGAGCAACCGGAGATCGCGGAGACAAAGGCGAAAGGGGTCTAGAAGGCGAGAAGGGAGATTTGGGCATGAAAGGTGAACCGGGACAATCCGGACCGCAGGGTATCCCTGGACTCGAAGGGTTGGAAGGATCCAAAGGATTCGAAGGGCCGAGAGGTGAGACGGGACCGACGGGTCCACCTggtgagaaaggaaaaattggaataccAGGGTTCGCTGGGTATCCCGGTAATCCAGGAGAAAAGGGAGACAAGGGGCAAGCAGGTAGAGATGGTCCAACTGGCGATAAGGGAGAAAGG GGCAACACTGGAATCTCAGGCGAACGAGGCGAAACGGGTCCTAGA GGATTCCGCGGAGCTCGTGGACGACGAGGGCCAGAAGGACTACCTGGCCCAAAAGGAGACACCGGGCAACCCGGACCATCGGGATCTCAAGGCGAGCCTGGTCCCCCAGGAATAGAGGGACCTCGTGGGTTTATCGGACCTCAAGGACAGCAGGGACTTAATGGAAAGGACGGTATCCCCGGATCTCCCGGAGAGCGTGGATCTGTTGGAGAATCTGGTCCACCTGGGCAACCTGGCGCACCAGGTGTCGTTGGACCACCGGGTCCATTTGGAGAAGCGGGTCCAGCAGGAGAACCTGGAATACCTGGAAGTCCGGGTCTACCTGGAGAGTCCGGATTGCCTGGAGAACATGGCAAAGAAGGTCCCCCTGGTCCGGCTGGTCCTTCGGGAAAGGAAGGCCCTCCGGGTCCGAGTGGGTTGCCTGGTTTTCCCGGAGAGAGAGGAATGAATGGCTTGCCT GGTATGCCagggctgaaaggtgaaatggGTCCGCTCGGACCACCTGGTGCAACTGGTGACAAAGGTGCTCAAGGTGAGGCTGGTAAAGACGGACCACCCGGTGTGGAAGGAAGGCAAGGTCCAAGAGGTCCACCTGGTCCAGTTGGTTTGAAGGGTGAAACG GGAGAACGTGGCCTAGCTGGACCGACAGGTCGAGATGGTATGCCTGGATTACGTGGTCTACCTGGTCCACCTGGCCCGGTTGGAGTCCCAGGCGAAGACGGAGACAAAGGAGATATCGGTCCCCCTGGTGAAAAAGGATTCAAAGGGTCAATAGGAGAAAGC GGACCAGCAGGTCCACCTGGAAACCAAGGACTGAGAGGAGAACCCGGGCCCACAGGTGCCGCAGGCGAAAAGGGCCCACCAGGTGAAATCGGACGGCGAGGAAGTAAAGGAGAAGAAGGGCCAGTGGGCGTCCCAGGCCCAGCGGGTCCTTTGGGGCCTCAAGGAATGCCAGGCCCCCCAGGGATAAAGGGAGACATGGGAGACCACGGACCGACTGGTCTAGTCGGACCAGCAGGAAGTCCAGGTGAGCAAGGCCAAAGAGGTCCAAAAGGAATCGAAGGAATTCAAGGCCTTCCCGGGCCAGAGGGCCGCCAAGGTGATAAAGGTGATTCTGGAAATCCTGGATCCCCCGGAATTCCTGGAATTGTTGGAAAACAG GGAGAACGCGGTGCAGTCGGTCCTAAAGGTGAAGAGGGTAAAGCCGGTCCAGCTGGTAGTCCTGGCATTCGTGGGATTAATGGACCTGAGGGTCCCAAAGGCCATGCAGGCCCGCAAGGTTTTCCAGGTCCACCGGGTGAGCCCGGTCTATTGGGTCCAAAAGGTGAGCCTGGTAGAGACGGTGACGAAGGTAGACCTGGGGATGCTGGTGCAGCCGGTGAAATGGGATCACCAGGAAAAGAGGGAGAGCCAGGTCCTCCCGGCAAACCG GGCCCGGAAGGGCCAGCAGGAATGCAAGGTAATACAGGACTCCCAGGTGAGAAAGGAGACTTGGGACCTCCCGGAGCTCCAGGATTACAAGGGCGTATTGGACCCCAAGGTGAACCAGGGCCGCAAGGACTACCCGGCGTGAGAGGGTTGCCAGGCGCAGCTGGGGAAAATGGTCCACCTGGTGCATCGGGGGCAGCTGGTCTTCCAGGTAAAATCGGAGCATCAGGCCCTAGGGGACCAAAAGGTGATCGTGGGCGCCGTGGACCCAAGGGTCATCGCGGTGAACTTGGGCAGATAGGAATCAAAGGTGATCAAGGTGAAAAGGGGGAAAGAGGCCCAAGAGGACCAATAGGGCCAGAAGGAGCGAAAGGTAACCAAGGCCCACAAGGTATGTTGGGACCAAAGGGTAACGACGGTCCTCAGGGCTTACCTGGATTAGAAGGGCCGATAGGATTGAAAGGTACAACGGGCGGTGATGGTATGAAAGGAGATGTGGGTCCACCGGGACCACCGGGACCACCAGGCCCACCGGCAGAACAACTGATGATTCCACCTGAGCTGTTTCTAAGTAGAGACGAATTCACCACccagagaagaagaagagacgtTGACGAAGT agaaaatgaagatcaAACGACGGAGACTATAAAAAATCAGGGTGAGGAAGAAGTCGGACCcaaatttattgatatttataGTTCTATATACACGATGAGACAGGAATTGGACCGAATACGTAAGCCCTTGGGAACCAGAGAGAACCCGATCAGAACGTGCAAGGATCTATTTTATGGACATCCTCATTTCACAGATG GTTGGTACTGGATTGATCCAAATCTTGGAATGCCAGATGATGCGGTATACGTATTCTGTAACATATCAGCCTCGGGTGAAACTTGTGTGTTCCCTGATACTCACAGTAGTCTAATGCCCAATATTCCATGGAGGAAAGAAGGTGACAAGAGTGACTGGTACTCAAACCTTCGCGGTGGTTTCAGG aTAACTTACGAAAGCATTGGGGTTGTACAAATGAATTTCCTACGAATATTAAGCGAAGAGGCGCAtcaaaatttcacgtatactTGCATCAACAGCGCAGCATGGTATAGCGTTACAGGGTACAATCATGATTTGGCATTGAAATTGCTTGGTGAAAATGAGGACCAATTTTCGTATACTGGAATCAGACCCAACGTCATTGCGGATGGTTGTAAAACTCGGAAAAGTAAGAGTGAAACTGTATTTGTAGTGACGACTAAGAAATTGCAACAACTTCCTCTTGTTGACTTCTATCCTGTCGATTACGGGTTACCGCACCAAGCCTTCGGATTTGCGGTGGGTCCAGTGTGtttcaaataa